Within the Homalodisca vitripennis isolate AUS2020 unplaced genomic scaffold, UT_GWSS_2.1 ScUCBcl_2474;HRSCAF=7284, whole genome shotgun sequence genome, the region aaattatatgctTAAATATTTTTCGTGATATAGGCATCTCAACtctctgttattaattaatttattactgcaattatattgttttctacAACTGCAATGTGTTTAAAATTCCAGAACAAAGCTTCAGAAATAGAAACtagaattatatacaaattaaaaaattgaagttacaaatttataaacatttaattgtttacttaagtcctaaattatttatgcctcaaaactcaaaagttatctgGTCGGAAAgactttttactgtttgcataaagttctcgagttcattttgatatcattaagagtttcacatttactttatgataatattttgttattattattatttatatattgtttgtggtaatttttatgtaaatcaaatatgtttaaataaattgtttaaataaataaaaaaaatacgatCTTTAAGTTCagatattatgataacaataatattatgattaacatgatattttttttacgttgtttgtggaataatggtttttgttaaatatttgattaaaagatggtataaaataaattacatgggttattacgtaaatttttgtgtattttaagtcaATACCAAAGGGTTgaagttcattatttgatttttaaatgttggtcaaatataaaacaccttttgataagcgacggtgtcttattatatttgtcaaccccTAGAGGTAGCAGACGGACTTGTCATTCCGAGAAATTATAAAGCACAAGTCTtgtgttttactatatgtcagctgttatagttaaaatatcgaaacaaataaaaaacaaaactgaactacgagTGTGATACATTGTTCGACAACGAGTATACATTCTGTTtaacgtaagttaaaatataagcctactttgaatgtttgtatcaatAAGGGGAGGAGGGTTACCCAAAAAGCCTCTTGGATACGCCTTTGGATAGGAATGGTCATATAGTCATATAGGAAAGTTGCACGTTTCGCTTAACATATCTTTTATCTCTTTTGGAAATCCCCATTGCTTCATTATTATCGGTTTCGGTAAACTGCGGTTCATTGatgtagaactgctaatttgctcAAGTCACCCTACAGCCCTCTTTCtatgaaagtaaatataaaaggcctttgaacaaattttgaccgtgaacgtgttacccctatgatacccttaaatcttttacggatattggttttattaagtacttgattcttgagtgctattatcgtgtttgtttcgtcctttaactatataaatgcgtttgaacaaaacaatctaaaattaaaatatattgaaatatttgtatagaaatcagataaactaaacattaatttcatataacttgatttccctttaatttattgattgcacaaaaatacacattatacttaTAGGGAGCATAAcgctaaaaaaaactaaatagttcatctccaagtttgtattgtttggtaataaatccacctgtcattaaaatatatttaggggttataataaaaaagataaaaaatatattatgtctgaaaaatgcttggtttaggaaactcaatcaatcaaaatcaaataatcATGTAATCAATCATGATTACATGATTATTTTTGTGTGTCTCAATCATGTAATtgcaattattgtatattttaaaaataaagagtaatttgatttgatttgatttgaactcTTTTGTCTAAATTATCATGTTctcctaaatactaataatatcctaCTATGGCCTCTATAGTGATTTATCCTCATTTAAACTAGGAAGTTCAGATATGGGGAAATATTTGATCTGaacataatttcattctcaaggtaCTATAAAGCAATACGGATATTTGTTCACGTAGGTCTTCTTGCAAACCACTGTTTAGATAAAGCAATATTTGTAACCAAATCCATCCTATGACTTGTTTCATTAGCCCATAGAaaccttagtttttttatagttgtggcaGCGAAAATTTCCTCTtcccaatggcacagtgtagcgatacgggatcaagcaacgccgagcgtggcagctgcttggatgggtaaccggcgttataaaattggttatagcaaaaatttaaaaatatgattgtgctcttataccataattcaatagCTAAAAACCGtagaaaacaaacaatataattcttttggtaaattttggattgccactgaaagaaatgtaaacagtcaATACGTAACTTAGTAGTTATCAGAGgcgtaaagaataaacatatacaagaatggccagtaagaatatatattttatatgttatcattcaatcacattcattactctagataaatttaatgaatttttactgttaataatgaacGTACTTGGGAAGTCCGCCCGAAATCATGATCATTACTTTGCCCTTTATAAAACGGGAttacttttccaagtttgaaagtgaTTGGGAAAATGCCCTCATTAATACtctgatttattataattatgaaaaaagggaaaaatgaaataggccaaataaatttgaaggaattaaGCCAGAATATTATCACTGCCGGGAGCCGAGCCGCCCTTCATATCCGTGACAACGTGCTGGAGTTCGGGGCCCGTTATAGATTCTAGCCGGAAGTAAGCTTCCACCAGGTACTCAGTATCGTCGTGACGACCCAGGTTACAGGAAAAACCGGGCTAGGCTGTCCCCGACGTTCgcgtaatatttcttgaataaatctgcttcatcttttacatcgtagagttttaacctttcgttgacccttgattgaaatgatcaattaattggagtcctttctttatctttgtttatatccatggattttgaaatattttcccacatattttcatttttcgagtcattgattttattacagtaattacctaaaatttttgaggaactaatttttttgttaaaacgtcaggaccatttaaattgggttttcaaAGCAGTGTCGAAAGGTTGTCTTTACAAACGGTAGCTCATCTAAGTTCTGGTCTAGATTGATCTGATCAAACCGGTAAGTATCCAAGGTATttcatattgttaattttgtatggaAATTTTGATATATTCGTTCACAATATGATAATACTCTGAAGCTGCTTGACGTAAGTTTCACAACTTGATTCGAGCAATCTCTACCAGAGATAAGATGGAACGTCAAGTTAATTTTTCTTATGTTTAAACAAAGTCTGACCTGGATTTTTGTCCAAACTTGGTTGAAACAAGGCAATGGTAAATAATGATTTGTCATTTCTGATTGATGACTCATTTTTACTCAATTACCACAGTAGGATTTGACTGAATTTGCgatttttatgttcataaatatatgatTGATATCATTAGAAAACGCTGAAACACTAGTAGATACATTGATACAACTTACATAACAGGGTATCAAGGTATCTTTGAGAGAGCttatctgttaaaatacaaaaaattttatgtCTAACCAGTCACTACGACTCCACCCAACCCGTTGCCTACCGTCGAGATAAAACCCAAGGTCGCCGGACGGACTCATGTACAGTGCAAGCAGCAATACGACAATCATTAACtcgttttcatttatattataccaaTGAATATTTAAACTGAGAATTGTTAAGGACTTTCTCAATTCTACAGTCTGATAAAATCTTAAAGGTGCCCACCTCTTTATTTATGCATGCATTCATATCTCTATTAGTTATCTCATCCAAAACATCATACTCTGAGctgtaaaatgtaacttaacaGCCAACGTTTTTTGTTCTAATACTTAAACACACAGAAAATAACCAagaccttaaaaatttaaagtgagttaTGTGTGGTCCAAATACAAAACtgacattgtattgtattttgacaATTTGTATTGTCTTTGCGGTATTGGTTAGTTCGGTGATAAAAGTACCCTATTTAAAATTCCGATCATCGGTGCAAATATTATACACCTGTCTAAATCTTAATAGTCACTCACATGTTTAGCTTATAGTGTGGATTCAACTATAtatttatcatcagaaataaattttttaacatgtacatatgATAAAAGGTTCTaacatttataagaaatacatgtatgaatataacaataggtgtatagaataaggaaactgaaataaaataaatttacaagtatatatttagtaattctgCACTCATATTGTTGCGAATAGAGTGAATAatagttagaaattaaaatcaggCGATCAGCATACCTGATTTAATGTACCTGAACTCGTTTTCTATACATGAaaaatgaaaagtgaaataacaatctttgaaaaataatttttgaaagcaaaactaacttttaggctctataaaatgaaacattggaGTCTTCGAATCTGTACGTATTAATATCCTACTGATAATCAAAGTATACTGTCAAGAAAGTACACACGAGCGCGGCACTGGCACAGAcggaattttgcaaggttttacgtcacagttttgttagaattagttactgaagaacacttttaaattacCGATGCGAATAACGCCTTACAATGAGTTGGATAGTTTATTTCTCTGTAAGTTTTAGCCCTAAACCTAGTCGCAAAAATAGcaaggttagacttgcaataCAACTGTGCAACTCCGTTTTTGAGACAACCACAGAGCGACGAGCCGTATGAACAAGAAGTAACTACCACATCTTGTCTACCTGCGTGGCAGCAACAGTATGGTCGCGGCACTATAACTCAGTACACATTGGTTCGACTCCCACCGACagaagcacctttttgctgaagagaaactgtttttattgttaatctaataagttttatttgttattaatttattacttagattcttttaataatcgtgacttgtaattttatctatttgtttatttattcattaacttattattgaaaaaaatatgcaatttacaatagaaaaaacaaaaaccgggATTCCCTgtattctttttaacaattttaaatacagacaacatagaattttaaataatggagACATATCTTGGCGATGTCTCGGAAAAAATTTGCAGCGCATCGATTAAAACTGATCCAAATATAACGGCACtgactgtttgcaataaaaaacacagcgatgaacacccagtcaccatgcgttcgctTTTGTCACCGCTGTCCAGGACTCGGTCTGCGACCGACGCTGCTTCACCTACTCTGCCTGCATCTGACTCGCCGCCTGCCTGCTCCACGCCTGGCCCGGACCCTGCGCTGAGCGCCACTCCATCCAGATCCTCCGCATCGATCAGTTCACCGGCGGGCGAGACTACTGCGTTCCACGCGTCTACAGGAGAGACTCCGACCCCTGCCGCTGCAACAAAACCTGACTACTACAAACTCACTCGAAGTGCCTACGCCTGTCGCCTCGTCGGGAGCCTCTGATGCTGACGAACTTGCGTCAGAAAACTTTAGATTAAAGGAGCAGATAAGGCAGCTCAATGTCGATCTGATGAGGGTTGTCGATCATTCCATTGAATCGGACACAAGGCTTCTTCGgtatacaaatgacatttttgttgcgAGACCTTCGCTGTCCGGAGTATCAGCGGGAGCTTCTGTAAGAGACTGCGCTATTCAGTGCAAGCCACCGGTGACCACCTGCTGTCAGCTCGCACAGTGCTCCGAGACTCGCGACCTCGTCACCAATCTGAGGACAACTATTCAGGTACTCGAGGCAGAGATTGAATGTCTCAGGGCCGAGAGGGAGGTCCAGGGGTGTTCCTGCGGCTACTCTCAGGCGACGGGTGATTggattgtctgttaaaataaaaaatatgttcctattacGACCAGCAATAGATTTGAACCTCTCGAAAATACAAACGAGAAACCACCCATTCTCAAAACCATCGTAACCACTAATGCAGCTCAACAAAAAAATCCCCGTACAATAACCTGCAACAGTAGTAAACCATCCGGCCAACACCCTCCTCCAAAATCTTCTCCTGGTAGAAGGCCAAAattgaaaggcaaaattaaaagagagttgcTTTCCTTCTGGAATTTTGTGATTGAGGGTGACAGTCATACCCGTTTCCTGGCCGGCATGGTGCAGAACCGCGTCTCATCGGCTACCAAAGTGACTGGCATATGTAAACCCGGGGCCAAACTCCTGAATGTAACGTCCAGCGGCCCCTCGCCTCCTTCTAGCTGCTTCATCCTGCTCGCCAGAACCAACGACATCGCTGCCGGTGAGTCACACAACATCTATAATCGCCTGGAAGAAAGAGTCACCGCTCGACTGAGTTCGGCCGATGTCATCTTGGCAACGATCCCTTATCTTCGCGATCTGCTCGTTAGCCATCCTGTGAACCAACGGACCATTCTCGCCAACTACTACATAGAGGAGCTATGCGTGAGACACTCAAACCTCAAGCTCCTCGATAtcaatgatatcggaagaaacTGGTTCACACGGATGGCATGCATCTGCGATTGCCGGGTAAAGAGCTGCTGGGCGAAATGATAGTGGAGGGCTTGGTTGCTGCTGTCGGACCGCCTGCTGCGCCTGAGTTGTCTCTAACACTTCCCAGTGCCCGCTGCCTCACCTGCTGTTGCTGATACCTGTGAGTCGCCCGCCAGTCCGGCCCAGAACCGTCTCATGCAGCATGACACTTACGACGAAGTCATAAAAGCTACTTCGCCTGTAAAACCTGACGAAAACAATATACGctttcctgtaaaaaaaaaaacgaagagcCTATGACGAATGTAAAACGAGAGAGGGATATCAGATCCTGTTTTTTATTCAGAacatcaaaattcataaaaattgtttaacacgttttcagaaaccactcaaaatattcataaaattacgaaattcaaaattattcacctaAATGCTCAATCTGCTATCAATAAGTTAGAAGAGTTGGACCTCATGTGCGATGAGCGAAaacctgatattattgtaatatcggaacactgttttacaaccgatcagcattttaaaaaa harbors:
- the LOC124372063 gene encoding uncharacterized protein LOC124372063 (The sequence of the model RefSeq protein was modified relative to this genomic sequence to represent the inferred CDS: added 109 bases not found in genome assembly) encodes the protein MVQNRVSSATKVTGICKPGAKLLNVTSSGPSPPSSCFILLARTNDIAAGESHNIYNRLEERVTARLSSADVILATIPYLRDLLVSHPVNQRTILANYYIEELCVRHSNLKLLDINDIGRNWFTRMACICDCWAEMIVEGLVAAVGPPAAPECSLTLPSARCLTCSC